From the Candidatus Krumholzibacteriota bacterium genome, one window contains:
- a CDS encoding THUMP domain-containing protein: MKRSLEDRFAYQKTNRYFAQIANGLEKLEAEEISKLGASDVKTTYRGIYFTADHETLYRVNYTSRFASQVLAPILTFDCHSEKYLYKTAKSLPWKRLLSLDETFAVKANVSKSRIRHSQYAERRLKDAVVDYFREISGRRPNVDPKDPDLWLNLYIHNNKATISVDTSGGSLHRRGYRLDSVSAPMQETVAAAIIKFSGWSGQRRLYDPMCGSGTLLAEAYMYACRIPAGYLRCKFGFEQLPDFDEELWKKVKQDYEKQIKTLPKGLIAGSDLSEDAVRAAGNNLKRLPGGENVDITRRPFQKIDSLKETVIICNPPYGIRSNDTGGAKALLDEFVSFLKERCSGAVAYIYLGRKKLFKSVFLKASWEKEINSGGLRGYLAKYEIR, encoded by the coding sequence GTGAAACGTTCATTAGAAGATAGATTCGCTTACCAGAAAACTAATAGGTATTTTGCGCAAATCGCTAATGGATTGGAGAAACTGGAAGCTGAAGAGATAAGCAAGCTCGGCGCCTCTGATGTAAAGACAACCTATCGTGGAATATATTTCACAGCCGATCATGAAACACTATACCGTGTAAACTACACTTCAAGGTTTGCATCACAAGTGCTCGCGCCGATTCTGACATTCGACTGCCACAGCGAGAAATATCTCTATAAAACGGCTAAGTCTTTGCCATGGAAGAGGCTGCTGTCTCTTGACGAGACCTTTGCCGTCAAGGCTAATGTCTCGAAAAGCCGTATACGCCACTCGCAATACGCGGAGCGGCGGCTCAAAGACGCTGTCGTCGATTATTTCCGCGAGATAAGCGGCCGAAGACCCAATGTTGATCCTAAAGATCCGGACTTGTGGCTGAATCTATATATTCACAATAACAAGGCTACTATCAGTGTTGACACTTCAGGCGGCTCGCTTCACAGACGGGGCTATCGGCTCGATTCGGTCAGCGCGCCCATGCAGGAAACAGTAGCTGCCGCGATAATAAAGTTCAGCGGGTGGAGTGGCCAGCGGCGGCTGTATGATCCAATGTGCGGCTCCGGAACACTATTGGCCGAAGCATATATGTACGCTTGCCGTATTCCGGCAGGTTATCTCAGGTGTAAGTTTGGATTTGAGCAGTTGCCCGATTTTGATGAAGAACTCTGGAAGAAGGTTAAACAGGATTATGAAAAACAGATTAAAACGCTTCCGAAGGGACTGATTGCTGGAAGTGATTTGTCTGAAGATGCTGTCAGGGCAGCCGGGAATAATCTAAAGCGGCTTCCCGGGGGGGAAAATGTTGATATAACCCGCAGGCCATTTCAAAAGATAGATTCACTTAAGGAAACTGTTATTATATGTAACCCCCCGTACGGGATACGCTCCAATGATACCGGGGGCGCAAAAGCTCTGCTCGATGAATTTGTCAGTTTCCTGAAGGAACGATGCAGCGGTGCGGTTGCCTACATCTATCTCGGCAGAAAAAAACTTTTTAAAAGTGTTTTCCTCAAGGCATCCTGGGAGAAAGAGATAAACAGCGGCGGACTGAGAGGCTACCTTGCCAAATACGAAATTCGTTAG
- a CDS encoding sugar isomerase, with the protein MNIEEEKYSKYALAREMVDTVSVVENFDPGQTKEVAGKIQDIDRLLLTGEGSSRIYPAKNAIRKGLTMGLDLSISTDGSRQSAQYDLSKFAVFCASNSGRTKEVVLLAKKLADQGNELRFALTANEGTLLEEACNETFVLNCGWEQAVAATKSVVEQALFYESILWHIAGNSNSADLKELAGKIRETLSMPVKSDIVEKAAKAPTIYFAGYDDGVAEELTLKTNEITRKKSDFLEGTYAVHGIEEVMDSNDIVFVIDPIEEEIEKFKEVLVEGVGLTVVAIADRDTPFTTIRVPDGGNMNPYIFLTAGWNLLVEIGLALDINLDKPERARKVGNEFIE; encoded by the coding sequence ATGAATATAGAAGAAGAGAAGTATTCGAAATACGCTTTAGCAAGGGAGATGGTCGATACTGTAAGCGTTGTTGAGAATTTTGATCCGGGCCAGACAAAAGAAGTGGCTGGCAAAATACAAGATATTGACAGACTGCTACTTACAGGTGAAGGTTCAAGTAGAATCTATCCCGCAAAAAATGCAATACGAAAAGGGTTGACAATGGGGCTCGATCTTTCTATATCAACAGACGGTTCACGCCAGTCGGCGCAGTACGATCTGTCTAAATTCGCGGTTTTCTGCGCTTCAAACTCGGGGCGGACCAAGGAGGTTGTTTTACTGGCCAAGAAACTGGCCGATCAGGGCAATGAATTACGTTTTGCTCTTACTGCCAATGAGGGAACACTTCTCGAAGAGGCGTGTAATGAAACCTTTGTTTTAAATTGCGGATGGGAGCAGGCTGTAGCGGCTACTAAGAGTGTAGTCGAACAGGCTCTTTTTTACGAATCGATACTATGGCACATTGCCGGTAATAGTAATTCAGCCGATCTTAAAGAGTTAGCAGGTAAGATCAGAGAAACCCTTTCCATGCCGGTAAAGAGTGATATCGTTGAAAAAGCCGCGAAGGCGCCTACGATTTATTTCGCGGGTTATGATGACGGTGTAGCAGAAGAGCTTACTCTTAAAACGAATGAAATCACCCGGAAAAAATCTGACTTTCTGGAAGGTACCTACGCGGTACACGGTATCGAAGAGGTTATGGACAGTAATGATATTGTGTTTGTAATAGATCCAATCGAAGAGGAAATAGAAAAATTTAAGGAAGTTTTAGTTGAAGGTGTCGGACTGACAGTCGTCGCGATCGCGGATAGAGATACCCCGTTTACAACTATACGTGTTCCTGACGGGGGGAATATGAATCCATACATATTTTTAACCGCCGGATGGAACCTGCTTGTTGAAATAGGGTTAGCGCTGGATATTAATTTAGATAAGCCGGAGCGCGCGCGTAAAGTGGGCAACGAGTTTATTGAATAG
- a CDS encoding DUF4954 family protein, giving the protein MDSVRILPADVIGRDFIPKEYLPKGKDEYYHRYSQALWPEKRWRNLTSDEVRRLVKNNNTSDNWDEIFVTDTFDPGQIKNNDFYGRVRIGNVRNVILDHHDLKVPVGIKNSLIIACDIGDDVAIHDVFYLSHFIVGDRTILSNINEMHTTNYAKFGNGIIKEGEREEVRVWLDLMNETGCRSVLPFEGIIPADAYIWAKYRDDTAMREKLKEITQESFDSSRGYYGTIGSQCVIKNSRILKDVKIGSYCYIKGINKLKNLTINSSETEKTQIGEGVELVNGIIGFGCHVFYGCKAVRFILGDNSNLKYGARLINSFLGDNSTISCCEVLNNLIFPAHEQHHNNSFLIASVVMGQSNMAAGATIGSNHNSRANDNEIQAGRGFWPGLCVSVKHSCRFASFVLLAKADYPAELDIPLPFSLVNNNDVKGRLEVFPAFWWLNNMYALARNSSKFKNRDKRERKIQNIEFDPLAPDTAEEIMKARRLLEISVAKASLRQKGELDGNEDEDKLAAVGRKLLNGSIGETDKLEVLGENMEKSKRKVLILKVREAYHAYYDMLHYYALKNLIEYMASDPSLRFSSMVEELECEREERWLNIGGQLIAEGDVDRLRKDIVKGELSSWEDIHGRYDKLWEKYPFEKQKHAFATLRDIGRPNTKLTEDDWLEALERVVEIQEFVNEAVYKSRKKDFDNKFTKNTYRNAEEMKAAIGTIEDNSFVKQVRKETEDFKKLAGEISQRDS; this is encoded by the coding sequence TTGGATAGTGTAAGAATTTTACCGGCAGATGTTATAGGTAGAGATTTTATTCCGAAAGAGTATCTTCCTAAGGGAAAAGATGAATACTACCATCGTTATAGTCAGGCTTTATGGCCTGAAAAAAGGTGGCGTAATCTGACCTCCGATGAAGTACGCAGGCTTGTGAAGAATAACAATACTTCCGATAATTGGGATGAAATATTCGTAACTGACACATTTGACCCCGGACAGATAAAGAATAATGATTTCTACGGCCGTGTTCGAATAGGAAACGTGAGAAACGTAATTCTCGACCACCATGATTTGAAGGTTCCGGTCGGAATTAAAAACAGCTTGATAATTGCGTGTGATATAGGAGATGACGTCGCGATCCACGATGTATTTTATTTATCACATTTTATTGTTGGTGACCGGACTATTTTGTCAAATATCAATGAAATGCATACTACAAATTACGCGAAATTCGGAAACGGAATTATAAAGGAAGGTGAACGGGAGGAAGTACGCGTATGGCTCGACCTGATGAATGAAACAGGGTGCCGCAGTGTGTTGCCCTTCGAGGGTATAATACCAGCTGACGCCTATATATGGGCAAAATACAGAGATGATACAGCGATGCGGGAAAAGTTGAAAGAGATCACTCAGGAGAGTTTTGATTCAAGCAGAGGATATTACGGTACTATCGGAAGTCAGTGTGTTATCAAGAATTCCCGTATTCTAAAAGATGTCAAGATCGGTTCCTATTGTTATATTAAAGGAATAAACAAACTAAAAAATCTTACTATTAACTCATCGGAAACAGAGAAGACGCAGATAGGCGAAGGGGTAGAGCTGGTAAATGGTATTATCGGTTTCGGCTGTCATGTCTTCTACGGCTGCAAGGCTGTGAGATTCATTCTTGGCGATAATTCCAATCTAAAATACGGAGCCAGGCTTATAAACTCCTTCCTCGGGGATAATTCTACGATTTCATGTTGTGAAGTTCTCAACAATCTGATATTTCCGGCTCATGAGCAGCATCACAACAATTCGTTCCTGATAGCCTCTGTGGTGATGGGCCAGAGTAATATGGCCGCGGGCGCTACGATAGGTTCAAATCACAACAGCCGCGCGAACGACAATGAAATTCAGGCGGGTAGAGGATTCTGGCCGGGATTATGTGTCAGCGTTAAGCATTCGTGCCGTTTTGCTTCCTTTGTTCTCCTTGCTAAAGCCGATTATCCGGCTGAACTCGATATTCCTCTGCCCTTTTCACTAGTTAATAATAATGATGTAAAGGGCAGGCTTGAAGTCTTTCCGGCATTCTGGTGGTTGAATAATATGTATGCTCTGGCCAGAAATTCCTCCAAGTTTAAGAATAGAGACAAACGTGAAAGGAAGATACAGAATATTGAATTCGATCCTTTAGCTCCGGATACAGCGGAAGAAATAATGAAGGCCCGTAGACTGCTGGAGATATCGGTGGCGAAAGCGAGCCTCCGCCAAAAAGGTGAATTAGACGGCAATGAAGACGAAGATAAGCTGGCCGCAGTGGGGCGTAAGCTTCTAAATGGATCTATAGGGGAGACAGACAAACTGGAAGTTCTGGGCGAAAATATGGAAAAGTCAAAAAGGAAGGTCCTGATTTTGAAAGTTCGTGAGGCATACCACGCTTATTATGATATGCTTCATTATTACGCTTTAAAGAATCTGATAGAATATATGGCATCTGATCCTTCATTAAGATTTTCATCGATGGTTGAAGAACTCGAATGTGAGCGCGAAGAGAGATGGTTAAATATAGGAGGGCAGCTTATCGCTGAAGGAGATGTTGACCGCCTGCGTAAAGATATAGTTAAGGGGGAGCTTTCTTCCTGGGAGGATATTCACGGCAGATATGACAAGCTGTGGGAAAAATATCCGTTTGAAAAACAGAAACATGCCTTTGCCACACTTCGAGATATAGGTCGTCCCAATACTAAGCTTACTGAAGATGATTGGCTTGAGGCGCTTGAAAGAGTTGTTGAGATTCAGGAATTTGTTAATGAAGCCGTCTATAAATCCAGAAAGAAGGATTTCGATAATAAGTTCACAAAGAATACATACAGAAATGCTGAGGAGATGAAAGCCGCGATTGGAACGATCGAAGATAACAGTTTTGTAAAACAGGTGCGTAAGGAAACAGAGGATTTTAAGAAGCTGGCAGGTGAAATCAGTCAGAGGGATTCTTAA
- a CDS encoding UPF0164 family protein yields the protein MNKGKIVIFTVIMLFSAISSRSQIIGTMQADRLDLLNTYQSGGRAASLGGAYTAVSNDAFALIYNPAGLTQINKKELSFGIYYSTEDLSTNYDRYNSLLPNSSTGISHLTTVYPFPTYRGSFVIGFGVFRVANSDLEYFKNSRRDDLNGTIRNTLIQTGNIYQYRFGAGVDISPRIAAGANLVVWDGSSGFVEDISFEHTASDSSYLFSDDVSVNLDGLSMEMGLLFRLSKTLRAGLKISTPAWLSYDGDAVEYYDWSYSNGAEWTTDPYYYYIEDEYTLPMKLRGGVSYQFKNLLLCADAEYCDYTQTKYNGKKLYNKINRNDPVLEKTLDLSFGAEFALPFYPAKLRAGYSYIPTRFIGMEELSYIEETSETMSIISEWSAFDVIKNRQLYSFGIGGLIDKVLKLDLTVSIGSFERETEYLTETVDITKTSLSTSYRF from the coding sequence TTGAACAAAGGAAAAATAGTAATTTTTACTGTAATAATGCTCTTTTCTGCCATTTCTTCCCGTTCACAGATAATCGGGACGATGCAGGCTGACAGGCTGGACCTTCTTAACACATACCAGTCGGGAGGAAGAGCGGCATCACTGGGCGGAGCTTACACCGCTGTAAGTAACGACGCATTCGCTCTAATCTACAACCCCGCCGGTCTGACTCAAATAAATAAGAAGGAATTATCATTCGGTATATATTACAGCACAGAAGATCTATCCACTAACTACGACAGATATAATTCTCTGCTTCCTAATTCTTCCACCGGGATAAGTCACCTTACAACGGTATACCCCTTTCCCACTTACCGCGGAAGTTTCGTTATCGGGTTCGGTGTTTTCCGAGTTGCGAATTCAGACCTTGAATATTTCAAGAATTCCCGCCGGGATGATCTAAACGGCACTATCCGGAACACACTCATTCAGACGGGAAATATATATCAGTACCGTTTCGGCGCGGGGGTCGATATCTCACCGAGGATAGCAGCAGGGGCTAATCTCGTAGTATGGGACGGATCTTCGGGGTTCGTAGAAGATATTTCCTTCGAGCACACAGCGAGTGATTCATCCTATCTTTTCAGTGATGACGTTTCTGTCAATCTGGACGGACTGAGTATGGAAATGGGTCTGCTGTTCAGATTGTCCAAGACACTTAGAGCCGGACTAAAGATAAGCACTCCGGCATGGTTATCCTACGACGGAGACGCCGTTGAATACTATGACTGGAGTTATTCAAACGGCGCAGAGTGGACAACAGATCCTTATTACTATTATATCGAAGATGAATATACGCTTCCTATGAAACTGAGAGGAGGAGTGTCATACCAATTTAAGAACCTTCTTCTATGCGCGGACGCTGAATATTGTGACTATACTCAGACTAAATATAACGGCAAAAAACTATATAACAAAATTAACCGTAATGACCCTGTCCTGGAGAAAACACTCGATTTAAGTTTCGGAGCAGAGTTTGCTCTCCCCTTCTATCCCGCGAAACTCCGGGCGGGTTATTCCTATATTCCCACCAGATTTATCGGAATGGAAGAATTGTCCTACATAGAAGAAACATCCGAAACAATGAGCATTATATCTGAATGGTCAGCCTTCGACGTTATAAAGAACCGCCAGCTCTATTCCTTCGGCATAGGAGGGCTTATAGACAAGGTTCTAAAGCTCGACCTAACTGTCTCAATAGGAAGTTTTGAGAGGGAAACGGAATATCTGACAGAAACTGTAGATATAACTAAAACTTCGCTTTCAACATCTTATAGATTTTAA
- the rnc gene encoding ribonuclease III, protein MSGFINRLKAFFRGASDDTGIYHLDILENKIDYRFHNRDNLIEALTHSSVLGESLNGNMDTTYERLEFLGDAVLGLATADYLMKRFPDENEGELTKKKSLLVSKNILAKKAERINLKEHIILSDNAYRDGVHGKDSIQSDVMEAIIGAIYIDGGLKASRNFISNFILGTLREDIEHRDHINYKSELQELSQQKYGEYPDYRVKSTRGPEHDKMFFIEVNIDGKIRGRGRGKNKKDAQQMAAKEALANLLGKD, encoded by the coding sequence ATGAGCGGCTTTATAAATCGTTTAAAGGCCTTTTTCAGAGGGGCTTCTGACGATACCGGTATATATCATCTTGACATTCTAGAAAATAAGATAGATTACCGATTTCACAATAGAGATAATCTCATAGAGGCATTAACCCACAGCTCAGTACTGGGGGAATCCTTAAATGGGAATATGGATACCACATATGAGCGGCTTGAATTTCTTGGAGACGCTGTTCTGGGGCTTGCCACTGCTGATTACCTTATGAAGAGATTTCCCGATGAAAATGAAGGAGAGCTTACAAAAAAGAAGTCACTCCTGGTAAGTAAGAATATTCTGGCAAAGAAAGCGGAGAGAATCAATCTCAAGGAGCATATAATTCTTAGTGATAATGCCTACAGGGACGGGGTCCACGGTAAGGATTCAATACAATCCGACGTTATGGAAGCAATTATCGGAGCAATATATATTGACGGCGGTCTCAAAGCGTCCAGGAATTTTATATCGAATTTTATCTTGGGCACATTACGTGAAGATATTGAACACAGAGATCATATAAACTACAAAAGTGAACTTCAGGAACTCTCACAGCAGAAATACGGCGAATACCCCGACTACAGAGTAAAGTCTACTAGGGGGCCGGAACATGATAAAATGTTTTTTATCGAAGTGAATATTGATGGAAAAATTCGCGGAAGAGGAAGAGGCAAAAATAAAAAAGACGCCCAGCAGATGGCCGCGAAGGAAGCTCTCGCGAACCTTTTAGGAAAGGACTGA
- the fabF gene encoding beta-ketoacyl-ACP synthase II, translating into MDSTGGNMSASSRRVVVTGMGVISPCGKTVEENWENIVAGRTGIDIIKAFDVSDYSSQVGGEVKDFDPNEYIERKDAKRMDRSSQLAVAASAETVSHLDVDKADGDNFGVIIGSGIGGIKTFEKQHERYMKGGPSRISPFFIPMMISDMASGLVSIRYGFKGPNYATVSACASGGHAIATSWMAIKSGYCDAVVTGGTEATISPMALGGFCQMKALSTRNDDPKTSSRPFDLDRDGFVMAEGAGIILLEELEHAKARGAEIFAELAGVGMTADAYHITAPSPDGEGALSSMCMALKDAGITPEDIGYINAHGTSTQYNDRAEAQAILSLFGRDSSVDVSSTKSCTGHLLGGAAGVEFIISTMALVNNVMPPTANLENIDEDCRLNHLLKAREKKLNYVLSNSFGFGGHNVSLVLKKF; encoded by the coding sequence ATGGATAGTACAGGGGGGAATATGTCCGCCAGCAGCAGAAGAGTAGTAGTTACGGGAATGGGGGTTATAAGCCCATGTGGTAAGACTGTGGAAGAAAACTGGGAAAACATCGTCGCCGGCAGGACTGGAATCGATATAATAAAGGCTTTTGACGTAAGTGATTACAGTTCACAGGTGGGCGGCGAAGTAAAAGACTTTGATCCTAACGAGTATATCGAAAGGAAAGACGCGAAGAGGATGGATCGTTCTTCCCAGCTGGCTGTGGCGGCTTCAGCTGAAACTGTCAGTCATCTGGATGTCGACAAGGCCGATGGTGACAATTTCGGGGTGATAATTGGGTCAGGAATAGGTGGGATTAAAACTTTTGAAAAACAGCACGAAAGATATATGAAAGGCGGACCTTCAAGGATCAGTCCTTTCTTTATACCTATGATGATTTCTGATATGGCTTCAGGTCTGGTTTCTATTAGATACGGGTTCAAGGGGCCTAATTACGCCACAGTATCCGCTTGTGCTTCAGGCGGTCACGCTATAGCAACTTCATGGATGGCAATAAAGAGCGGATACTGTGACGCTGTTGTAACCGGCGGGACTGAAGCAACTATTTCTCCCATGGCTCTTGGCGGTTTCTGTCAGATGAAAGCACTTTCAACCCGGAATGATGATCCAAAAACATCCAGCCGTCCATTTGACTTGGATCGTGACGGATTTGTTATGGCCGAAGGAGCGGGGATTATACTTCTCGAGGAGCTTGAACACGCGAAGGCACGAGGAGCTGAGATATTTGCAGAGTTAGCCGGAGTTGGTATGACAGCGGACGCGTATCATATTACTGCTCCCTCTCCAGATGGAGAAGGAGCTCTAAGCTCGATGTGTATGGCCCTCAAGGACGCTGGAATTACACCGGAAGACATTGGATATATAAACGCGCACGGCACATCGACTCAGTATAACGACAGGGCGGAAGCGCAGGCTATATTATCTCTTTTCGGAAGAGATAGTTCTGTAGATGTAAGTTCCACTAAATCCTGCACCGGTCATCTTCTAGGAGGCGCTGCGGGAGTGGAATTTATCATCTCTACAATGGCGCTTGTAAATAATGTTATGCCGCCGACAGCTAATCTTGAAAACATTGATGAAGATTGCCGACTCAACCATTTACTCAAAGCACGTGAGAAAAAATTAAATTATGTGTTGAGTAACTCCTTTGGATTTGGCGGACATAACGTAAGCCTTGTTTTAAAGAAGTTTTGA
- the acpP gene encoding acyl carrier protein has product MALEDRVKKVIEEQLSVNQDQIKEEASFIDDLGADSLDTVELVMALEEEFGMEIPDEEAEKITKVGEAINYVKDNVKE; this is encoded by the coding sequence ATGGCACTTGAAGACAGAGTAAAGAAGGTTATAGAAGAACAACTTTCAGTCAATCAGGATCAGATAAAGGAAGAGGCTTCATTTATCGACGATCTCGGTGCTGATTCTCTCGATACGGTAGAACTGGTTATGGCTCTCGAGGAAGAATTCGGTATGGAGATTCCGGACGAAGAAGCTGAAAAGATAACAAAAGTAGGCGAAGCAATTAATTATGTTAAGGATAACGTAAAGGAGTAG
- the fabG gene encoding 3-oxoacyl-[acyl-carrier-protein] reductase, whose product MDVKGKTAIVTGAGQGIGREIALTLAGSGVDIAVVDVNPEGAAETVSLVEEKGVGGLALECDIADSASVAECVSSVLEWRDQVHFLINNAGITRDNLLLRMKDEEWESVIKVNLTGSYNFTKAVTKHMLKKRFGRVVNIASVIGLMGNAGQSNYAASKAGVIGFTKSVARELAPRGITANSIAPGFIETAMTAKLPDDIRESMLNQIPLGRFGTGSDVAGIVLFLISELGSYITGQVINCDGGMVMA is encoded by the coding sequence ATGGATGTTAAAGGTAAAACCGCGATTGTTACCGGAGCCGGTCAGGGTATAGGGAGGGAAATAGCTCTTACTCTAGCCGGTTCAGGCGTTGATATAGCTGTCGTTGATGTTAACCCTGAAGGTGCGGCGGAAACTGTTTCCCTGGTAGAAGAGAAGGGAGTCGGCGGGCTCGCTCTCGAGTGTGATATTGCGGATTCAGCGAGTGTCGCTGAATGTGTTTCAAGCGTTCTGGAATGGCGCGATCAGGTCCATTTCTTGATAAACAATGCGGGGATTACGCGGGACAACCTTCTTCTTCGCATGAAGGATGAAGAATGGGAAAGTGTTATAAAGGTTAATTTGACCGGCTCGTATAATTTTACCAAGGCGGTTACAAAGCATATGCTTAAGAAAAGGTTTGGCCGCGTAGTTAATATAGCATCGGTTATAGGTCTTATGGGAAACGCGGGTCAAAGTAATTATGCAGCCAGTAAGGCCGGTGTTATAGGGTTTACGAAATCGGTAGCGAGGGAATTAGCTCCTCGCGGCATAACCGCCAACTCGATTGCTCCGGGATTTATCGAGACAGCGATGACGGCGAAGCTTCCCGATGATATAAGGGAAAGCATGCTTAATCAGATACCACTCGGAAGGTTTGGAACGGGAAGTGATGTGGCAGGTATAGTGCTGTTTCTCATCTCCGAGCTTGGAAGTTATATCACAGGTCAGGTTATTAACTGTGATGGTGGAATGGTTATGGCTTAG
- the fabD gene encoding ACP S-malonyltransferase, producing the protein MKKAVIFPGQGSQFEGMGKDLAAEFKTAARLYEEGDETLGFPLSRICFEGDKATLTETRNAQPAILLHSIAVWNVLKEEAQIEAVITAGHSLGEYSALVAAGAVEAMDALKIVRKRGELMYEAGLRQPGTMAAVIGIDRSNVKNICKDSSRDNSIVVVANINCPGQIVISGHIEAVERAMEVAKEEGAKKVLELNVSGAFHSPLVSSAENELVSFIKDFKICDPEVDVISNVDGTVVRSRDEIIDALSRQLTSPVLWSDSMDLLLKKWDGDIIEAGPGRVLAGLMRRIDRRRTVTRAGTVEEIKKIVASANDFI; encoded by the coding sequence ATGAAGAAAGCAGTAATATTTCCCGGACAGGGCTCACAGTTTGAAGGGATGGGTAAGGACCTTGCCGCGGAGTTTAAGACCGCCGCGAGATTGTATGAAGAGGGTGATGAAACTTTGGGCTTTCCACTGTCCCGTATTTGCTTTGAAGGGGATAAAGCTACTCTTACAGAAACCAGGAACGCGCAGCCGGCGATATTACTTCACAGCATAGCAGTCTGGAACGTTCTTAAGGAAGAGGCTCAAATTGAAGCTGTAATTACAGCGGGACACAGTCTTGGAGAGTATTCAGCCCTTGTAGCCGCAGGTGCTGTCGAAGCCATGGATGCTCTGAAGATAGTGAGGAAACGCGGGGAGCTTATGTATGAAGCCGGATTACGTCAACCCGGCACAATGGCCGCGGTAATCGGCATAGACAGATCCAACGTTAAGAATATATGCAAGGATTCTTCAAGAGATAACTCTATTGTCGTTGTGGCCAATATTAATTGCCCGGGGCAGATAGTTATTTCAGGACATATCGAGGCGGTAGAGAGGGCCATGGAAGTGGCGAAGGAAGAGGGAGCTAAGAAGGTTCTTGAGCTTAATGTCAGCGGGGCTTTTCATTCTCCTCTTGTTTCTTCAGCTGAGAATGAACTCGTATCCTTTATAAAAGATTTTAAAATATGTGACCCTGAAGTGGATGTAATATCTAATGTAGATGGAACTGTTGTAAGAAGCAGAGATGAAATTATAGACGCTCTTTCAAGGCAGCTTACCAGTCCGGTTCTCTGGTCTGATTCTATGGATTTACTTCTGAAGAAGTGGGACGGGGATATTATTGAAGCGGGACCCGGCAGGGTGCTCGCAGGGCTAATGAGGAGGATTGACCGCCGAAGAACAGTAACAAGAGCCGGCACTGTTGAAGAAATAAAAAAGATTGTTGCCTCGGCGAACGATTTTATATAA
- a CDS encoding beta-ketoacyl-ACP synthase III, translating to MSSDRKLRGTKIKSVGYHIPEKILTNEDFEKIVNTSDEWIVERTGIRERHIARDDEAASDISYEASVKALKRAGVKAEELDQIIVGTATSDMIFPSTACLLQDRLGARNAATYDLTAACSGFIFGVTIADAFISSGKADKILVVGVEILSRITDYTDRSTCVLFGDGAGAVVLESCPPGEGILSTFIKTDGRYSDLLYLPGGGSRSPLTAESIEKGEQYLKMKGSELFKYAVKAMSQAAKETLSAAGLSSDDVDFLIPHQANIRIIEGVRRMLKLKKQQVVINIDRMGNTSTASIPIALGELEEQDEKVIKKGDLVLLAAFGGGLTWGAVLFRR from the coding sequence TTGAGCAGTGATCGAAAGTTAAGGGGAACAAAAATTAAAAGTGTGGGATACCATATTCCCGAGAAAATACTTACTAATGAAGATTTTGAAAAGATTGTAAACACTTCTGATGAATGGATTGTTGAAAGAACCGGTATTCGCGAAAGACATATCGCAAGAGATGATGAAGCGGCCAGTGATATCAGTTATGAAGCTTCTGTAAAGGCGTTAAAGAGGGCCGGTGTCAAGGCTGAGGAGCTTGATCAGATAATAGTCGGTACCGCTACCTCTGATATGATATTTCCTTCAACTGCATGTTTGCTTCAGGATAGGCTCGGAGCTAGAAATGCCGCGACTTATGATTTGACAGCCGCGTGTTCCGGGTTTATTTTCGGTGTAACAATTGCGGACGCCTTCATTTCATCAGGTAAGGCCGATAAGATTCTCGTAGTTGGAGTGGAAATTCTCTCCCGTATAACTGATTATACAGATAGATCGACATGCGTTCTCTTTGGAGACGGCGCGGGGGCCGTGGTCTTAGAATCATGTCCTCCCGGAGAAGGTATTTTGTCAACGTTTATAAAGACGGACGGCAGATATTCTGATCTGCTCTATCTTCCGGGAGGTGGTTCGAGAAGTCCTCTTACCGCTGAAAGTATTGAAAAAGGGGAGCAATATTTAAAGATGAAGGGAAGCGAATTATTTAAATACGCTGTAAAAGCAATGTCTCAGGCGGCTAAGGAAACACTGAGTGCGGCCGGGCTAAGTTCAGACGATGTAGATTTTCTGATACCTCATCAGGCAAATATCAGGATTATAGAGGGTGTTCGAAGGATGTTGAAGTTAAAGAAGCAGCAAGTTGTTATTAATATAGATAGAATGGGTAACACTTCAACAGCCAGTATACCCATAGCGCTGGGAGAACTTGAAGAACAGGATGAAAAAGTTATAAAAAAAGGTGACCTTGTGCTTCTTGCAGCCTTTGGAGGAGGATTGACGTGGGGGGCTGTTTTATTCAGAAGATAA